In Bacillus sp. SB49, a single window of DNA contains:
- a CDS encoding ABC transporter ATP-binding protein yields MDSIKRYLQFVRPYKGKIIITILIGIVKFSIPLLMPLIIKYVIDDIINAQGLAASEKMDNLLLLMGAAFLVFLVIRPPIEYIRQYLAQWIGNKILYDIRERLFDHIQRLSLRFYSKTKTGEIISRVIHDVEQTKTFVITGLMNIWLDMITIVIAVIIMLTMDPLLTLVSIALFPLYGFAVKFFYARLRKLTRDRSQALAEVQGHLHERVQGVPVTRSFALEDYEQNQFNGKNKNFLDKALVHTNWNAYTYSVTNTITDLAPLLVITFAGYQVITGSLTIGTMVAFVGYMDRVYNPLRRLVNSATVLTQSIASMDRVFEFVDEKYDITDREGAVKMDNAYGDVKIENVSFRYDDDEPDVLKGVSLDVEKGETIALVGMSGGGKSTLISLIPRFYDVTSGRILIDGKDIRDYETRSLRDNVGMVLQDNILFSESIAMNIRMGNPDASDEEVIAAAKAANAHDFIMGLTNGYDTLVGERGVKLSGGQKQRVAIARVFLKDPALLILDEATSALDLESESLIQSALERLASERTTFIVAHRLSTITHADRIVLIENGEIVEVGSHEELIQQRGHYYDLYQVQELDTNKQEIR; encoded by the coding sequence TTGGACAGCATCAAGAGATATCTCCAATTTGTCCGTCCTTATAAAGGTAAAATTATTATAACTATTCTGATCGGAATCGTTAAGTTTTCCATTCCATTATTAATGCCGTTAATCATTAAATACGTCATTGATGACATCATCAATGCTCAAGGGCTGGCGGCTTCTGAGAAAATGGACAACCTCCTGCTTCTTATGGGCGCAGCTTTTCTTGTGTTCCTTGTCATCAGACCACCCATTGAATACATTCGGCAGTATCTGGCTCAGTGGATCGGAAATAAAATCCTGTACGACATCAGGGAGCGTTTATTCGATCACATCCAGCGGCTCAGTCTCCGTTTCTATTCAAAGACGAAGACAGGGGAGATTATATCAAGGGTCATCCATGATGTAGAGCAGACGAAGACGTTCGTTATTACCGGGCTTATGAACATATGGCTGGATATGATTACGATCGTTATAGCTGTCATCATTATGCTGACAATGGATCCACTGCTCACCCTTGTGTCGATCGCTCTCTTCCCGCTTTACGGATTCGCTGTCAAATTCTTTTACGCCAGACTACGCAAGCTGACGAGGGACCGTTCTCAGGCATTGGCAGAAGTTCAGGGTCACTTGCATGAACGGGTCCAGGGAGTACCTGTGACAAGAAGTTTTGCGCTCGAAGATTATGAACAGAACCAATTTAATGGGAAGAACAAGAATTTTCTTGATAAGGCCCTTGTTCATACGAATTGGAATGCCTACACGTACTCCGTGACGAATACGATCACGGACCTGGCGCCGCTTCTCGTCATTACGTTTGCCGGATATCAGGTCATCACCGGTTCCCTTACAATCGGTACGATGGTCGCGTTCGTAGGGTATATGGACAGGGTCTATAATCCGCTTCGCAGACTGGTGAACTCGGCGACCGTTCTTACACAGTCGATCGCGTCGATGGACAGGGTATTCGAATTCGTGGATGAGAAGTATGACATCACGGACCGCGAAGGTGCAGTGAAGATGGATAACGCTTATGGGGATGTGAAGATAGAGAATGTTTCTTTTCGTTATGATGACGACGAGCCGGACGTACTGAAGGGCGTGTCGCTCGATGTAGAAAAAGGGGAAACGATTGCTCTGGTCGGTATGAGCGGAGGGGGAAAATCGACGCTCATCAGTTTGATTCCGCGATTTTATGATGTGACATCAGGACGGATCTTGATTGATGGGAAAGATATCCGCGATTACGAAACCCGATCCCTTCGTGACAATGTCGGTATGGTACTTCAGGACAACATCCTGTTCAGCGAATCCATTGCCATGAACATCCGGATGGGAAACCCGGATGCTTCGGATGAAGAAGTCATTGCAGCCGCCAAAGCTGCCAATGCCCATGACTTCATCATGGGATTGACCAACGGATACGATACACTCGTCGGTGAGCGGGGAGTGAAGTTGTCAGGTGGTCAGAAGCAGCGCGTAGCCATTGCAAGGGTGTTTCTCAAGGATCCGGCTCTGTTGATTTTGGATGAAGCAACTTCCGCTTTGGATTTGGAAAGTGAAAGCTTGATACAAAGTGCGCTGGAACGTCTGGCATCGGAAAGAACGACCTTTATCGTCGCTCACCGGTTGTCGACCATCACACATGCAGACCGTATCGTCTTGATTGAAAATGGAGAGATTGTCGAAGTCGGCAGTCACGAAGAACTGATCCAGCAGCGCGGGCACTATTATGATCTGTATCAGGTGCAGGAACTGGACACGAATAAACAGGAAATAAGGTAA
- a CDS encoding FUSC family protein, with protein sequence MKLGARMMKTGLAVGVALYIGHMVGFVSPLLAAIAVVFSIQPSIYRSYQSIIEQLQGNTIGAIIAIVAVFTLGNDPFIVGFTIIIVIGVTTTLRMNENTISLAVVAVIALMDSTDQTFLYFAGSRFTSMLIGILAAFIVNLVFLPPRYETRLFMKIDSATTDILQWLRVTTRQLSDEPALKYEITRIQDNMRWVDHTYLLYSEERTYFKGTRFSKGRKLVLFRQLITTTKKSFDVLKAFYRLEHKIEQIPEDFQDALVQELDKLINAHEKLILSLKGRIKRTHKQSLRQIEEPDIPLLVERLVHVYEENNNPDKLVFLPLASQLMEYYYQLEKLKRLLKSYQNHHQDDFIQTTDK encoded by the coding sequence ATGAAACTCGGGGCAAGAATGATGAAGACAGGCTTGGCAGTCGGCGTCGCTTTATATATCGGCCACATGGTCGGATTTGTATCGCCTTTACTTGCTGCTATTGCCGTTGTTTTCTCCATCCAGCCATCCATTTACCGTTCGTACCAGTCTATTATTGAACAACTGCAAGGGAATACCATCGGGGCAATCATCGCTATTGTGGCCGTTTTCACTTTAGGTAATGATCCATTCATCGTTGGTTTTACCATCATTATCGTCATCGGCGTGACGACGACTCTCCGCATGAATGAGAATACCATTTCTCTGGCTGTCGTTGCCGTTATTGCATTGATGGATTCAACCGATCAGACCTTCCTGTACTTTGCAGGCTCGAGGTTTACATCGATGTTGATCGGTATCCTTGCTGCATTTATTGTGAATTTGGTTTTCCTGCCTCCACGATACGAGACGAGGCTGTTTATGAAGATCGATTCCGCCACCACGGATATTTTGCAGTGGCTGAGGGTCACGACCCGCCAGTTATCCGATGAACCTGCGTTAAAGTATGAAATCACACGCATACAGGACAACATGCGCTGGGTAGACCATACGTATCTGCTTTATTCCGAAGAGCGGACCTATTTCAAAGGCACCCGTTTCTCCAAAGGACGTAAACTGGTCCTTTTCCGTCAGTTAATTACAACAACGAAAAAATCATTTGATGTCCTGAAGGCTTTCTACCGGCTGGAACATAAAATTGAGCAGATTCCCGAAGACTTTCAGGATGCGCTCGTCCAAGAGCTGGACAAATTAATCAACGCCCATGAAAAACTGATTTTATCCCTGAAGGGCAGAATTAAACGGACACATAAACAGTCCCTTCGTCAGATTGAAGAGCCGGATATACCACTATTGGTGGAACGGCTTGTTCATGTCTACGAAGAAAATAACAACCCTGATAAACTGGTATTCCTGCCGCTCGCTTCTCAGTTAATGGAGTATTATTACCAACTGGAGAAATTGAAGAGGCTGTTGAAAAGCTACCAGAATCACCATCAGGATGATTTCATTCAAACAACGGATAAATAA
- a CDS encoding glutamate-1-semialdehyde 2,1-aminomutase, with protein MNFTSSEQLYKEAQEHIVGGVNSPSRAYKGVGGGSPVYMERGEGSRFYDVDGNEFIDYLGAYGPIITGHAHPHITEAIVKAAHNGVLYGTPTSLENRFAKMLKDAIPSLDKVRFVNSGTEAVMTTIRVARAYTGRNKIIKFAGCYHGHSDLVLVAAGSGPSTLGTPDSAGVPKAIAQDVITVPFNDIEPFKEALRKYGDEIAGVLVEPIVGNFGIVEPKPGFLQQVNDLAHEAGALVIYDEVITAFRFTYGSAQQLLDIEPDMTAMGKIIGGGLPIGAYGGRADIMEQVAPLGPAYQAGTMAGNPASMSAGIACLEVLQQDGLYVEMDRLGKRLEDGIHKHAEHAGIQIKINRLKGALTVYFTDEEVENYEQAENTDGEQFSRFFKLMLAEGINLAPSKYEAWFLTTAHTDEDIDQTLAAVERTFQTMADEA; from the coding sequence ATGAATTTCACTTCATCAGAACAATTATATAAAGAAGCACAGGAACATATCGTCGGAGGGGTAAACTCTCCGTCCAGAGCCTACAAAGGTGTCGGCGGCGGTTCTCCGGTTTACATGGAGCGCGGGGAAGGATCCCGCTTCTATGATGTAGACGGGAATGAGTTCATCGATTACCTGGGAGCTTATGGCCCGATCATCACCGGACATGCCCACCCTCATATTACAGAAGCCATTGTGAAAGCAGCCCACAACGGAGTTCTCTATGGAACGCCGACTTCTCTTGAGAACCGGTTTGCGAAAATGCTGAAAGACGCCATCCCGTCTCTTGATAAAGTCCGTTTTGTTAATTCAGGTACGGAAGCGGTGATGACGACGATCAGAGTGGCGCGCGCGTACACAGGCCGCAATAAAATCATCAAGTTCGCTGGTTGTTACCACGGCCACTCCGACCTCGTACTTGTGGCAGCCGGATCCGGACCATCCACTCTCGGCACCCCTGACTCTGCCGGCGTTCCAAAAGCCATTGCCCAAGACGTCATCACCGTGCCTTTTAATGATATCGAGCCATTCAAGGAGGCACTTCGTAAGTATGGTGACGAAATCGCAGGCGTTCTTGTAGAGCCGATTGTCGGCAATTTCGGAATTGTGGAACCAAAACCGGGCTTTTTACAACAGGTAAACGATCTGGCTCATGAAGCCGGCGCGCTTGTCATATACGACGAAGTCATTACAGCATTCCGCTTTACATACGGCAGTGCCCAGCAGCTGCTGGATATCGAGCCGGATATGACAGCAATGGGTAAAATTATCGGCGGTGGTCTGCCGATCGGGGCATACGGCGGACGCGCAGACATCATGGAACAGGTTGCTCCCCTCGGACCTGCTTACCAGGCAGGAACGATGGCTGGGAATCCAGCATCCATGTCTGCTGGTATTGCCTGCCTGGAAGTGCTGCAGCAGGACGGCTTGTATGTGGAAATGGATCGTCTCGGCAAACGTCTGGAAGATGGTATCCATAAGCATGCAGAACATGCAGGAATCCAAATCAAAATCAACCGCCTTAAGGGTGCGTTGACCGTTTATTTCACAGATGAAGAAGTGGAAAACTATGAGCAGGCGGAAAATACCGATGGTGAACAATTTTCCAGATTCTTCAAACTGATGCTCGCAGAAGGCATCAACCTTGCCCCGTCGAAATATGAAGCATGGTTCCTCACTACGGCTCATACAGATGAAGATATCGATCAGACATTGGCGGCAGTCGAACGTACTTTTCAGACGATGGCCGATGAAGCATGA
- a CDS encoding YjcZ family sporulation protein, which translates to MGYGYGGGFALIVVLFILLIIVGAAFVY; encoded by the coding sequence ATGGGTTACGGATATGGCGGAGGCTTTGCGCTAATCGTTGTTCTTTTCATCCTTCTAATCATCGTTGGTGCAGCGTTCGTATACTAA
- a CDS encoding potassium channel family protein: MITIIITVAALVLIAASLRQIFVSLEFEHKIFSFQLFVSIMLLYAIVMIGFGIIYAALLNQGMAVYRIESSLYQPLWMGEIARSIYFSGITLFTVGYGDMIPVGIGKWIAILEAMIGYTLPAALVAKVWQKHQADR, translated from the coding sequence ATGATTACTATCATCATTACTGTGGCCGCACTTGTTTTGATCGCCGCAAGCCTTAGGCAGATCTTCGTTTCTTTGGAATTCGAGCATAAGATCTTCTCTTTTCAGCTCTTTGTCTCCATTATGCTTCTCTACGCCATCGTCATGATAGGGTTCGGAATTATATATGCCGCCCTTCTGAATCAGGGAATGGCCGTTTATCGAATTGAATCCAGCCTTTATCAGCCGCTTTGGATGGGGGAGATTGCGCGCAGCATTTATTTCAGCGGCATTACTTTATTTACTGTAGGATATGGGGATATGATTCCTGTCGGGATAGGGAAATGGATCGCTATTCTGGAAGCGATGATCGGTTATACACTTCCTGCTGCCCTCGTAGCAAAAGTGTGGCAGAAGCATCAGGCAGATCGTTGA
- the bcp gene encoding thioredoxin-dependent thiol peroxidase — protein MTVEQGKPVADFTLPASNGEQVSLSDYKGKNVVLYFYPKDMTPGCTTEACDFRDHHESFGDVDAVILGVSPDPVKSHEKFIDKHDLPFLLLADEDQEVSEQFGVWKLKKNFGKEYYGIERSTFIIDKEGNLAQEFRKVKVEGHVEAALQYIRENLQ, from the coding sequence ATGACAGTTGAACAAGGAAAGCCAGTAGCAGATTTCACACTCCCTGCCAGCAATGGGGAGCAGGTGTCACTATCCGATTATAAAGGGAAAAACGTCGTCTTGTACTTTTATCCGAAAGATATGACGCCGGGATGTACAACGGAAGCGTGTGATTTCCGTGACCATCACGAGAGCTTCGGCGACGTGGATGCTGTAATTCTGGGAGTAAGCCCCGATCCAGTTAAATCCCATGAAAAATTCATTGATAAGCATGATCTGCCATTTTTACTTTTGGCCGATGAAGACCAGGAAGTATCCGAGCAGTTTGGTGTATGGAAACTGAAAAAGAACTTCGGTAAAGAATATTACGGTATCGAACGCTCCACCTTCATTATTGATAAAGAAGGGAATCTTGCACAAGAGTTCCGTAAAGTGAAGGTTGAGGGCCATGTCGAAGCAGCGCTCCAATACATTCGTGAAAACCTGCAATAA
- a CDS encoding D-2-hydroxyacid dehydrogenase, with product MKIVSVIKRVPDEIQHNLRTRFSEAEFCFCHGMDEGVHYLEDADVLITYGEDLDETKITAAKKLKWIMVLSAGMDKMPFEDIEKRGILVTNVRGIHARPMAEYAISMLLQVSRQAKTLMENEKQHKWDRRPTMTEISEKKLVVLGTGAIAQEVARLGKAFHMKTTGISKSGKRRPYFDRVFPVEQMDLILPLADFVVAVLPSTEETRYLLKKEHFAAMPETCIFLNMGRGDLVATDVLLEAVRNGDIAHAVLDVMEEEPLPEGHPYWEEKQVTVTPHLSGISPGYVPRGFQLFEDNLSVFLSGEGELQNIIDTKRGY from the coding sequence ATGAAGATCGTTTCCGTCATTAAACGTGTACCGGATGAAATACAACATAACCTTCGGACCAGGTTTTCCGAGGCTGAATTCTGCTTCTGCCACGGAATGGATGAAGGGGTGCATTACCTTGAAGATGCAGATGTACTGATTACATACGGCGAGGATTTGGACGAAACTAAAATCACCGCCGCTAAAAAGTTGAAATGGATTATGGTGCTGTCGGCGGGGATGGATAAGATGCCGTTTGAAGACATCGAAAAGCGGGGAATTCTAGTTACGAACGTCCGCGGTATTCATGCCAGGCCGATGGCGGAGTATGCCATTTCCATGCTGCTCCAGGTCAGCAGACAGGCAAAAACGCTCATGGAGAATGAGAAACAGCATAAGTGGGACAGGCGTCCGACCATGACAGAAATAAGCGAGAAGAAATTAGTCGTGCTCGGAACAGGAGCGATTGCCCAGGAGGTTGCCCGCCTTGGGAAGGCGTTTCATATGAAGACGACAGGCATTTCCAAATCAGGAAAGCGGCGTCCTTATTTCGATCGTGTTTTTCCTGTGGAACAAATGGACTTGATTCTTCCGCTGGCTGACTTCGTTGTCGCTGTCCTTCCGAGTACCGAAGAGACAAGGTACCTTTTAAAGAAGGAGCACTTCGCTGCCATGCCGGAAACCTGTATCTTTCTGAATATGGGAAGAGGGGATCTGGTGGCGACGGATGTCTTGTTGGAAGCGGTCAGGAACGGGGATATCGCTCATGCTGTTCTTGATGTAATGGAGGAAGAGCCGCTGCCTGAGGGGCATCCTTATTGGGAAGAAAAACAAGTCACTGTCACTCCGCATCTTTCCGGCATTTCGCCGGGGTATGTGCCGAGAGGATTCCAATTGTTTGAAGATAATCTGTCCGTCTTTCTAAGTGGAGAGGGCGAACTGCAAAATATAATCGACACGAAACGGGGGTACTGA
- a CDS encoding cob(I)yrinic acid a,c-diamide adenosyltransferase, producing MRIYTRSGDKGQTSLIYGQRVPKNDVRVEAYGTCDEANSHIGLALSYLRKEDWADKDAFMQALENVQTVLFHVGAELATPKGKEVMWKVKKEHIDLLENQIDEWDQSLDPLKNFILPSGHEASASFHLARTVVRRAERIAVALEEDLQNPLVVSYLNRLSDFLFVAARYINKQLGGRESLLNPDV from the coding sequence TTGAGAATTTATACAAGATCAGGAGATAAGGGGCAGACGTCCTTGATTTATGGTCAGAGAGTACCGAAGAACGATGTCCGCGTAGAAGCTTACGGAACGTGTGATGAAGCGAATTCCCATATAGGTCTTGCATTAAGCTATTTGAGAAAGGAAGACTGGGCCGATAAAGATGCTTTTATGCAGGCGCTTGAAAACGTCCAGACTGTATTGTTCCACGTTGGCGCGGAGCTTGCCACCCCTAAAGGGAAGGAAGTGATGTGGAAGGTGAAGAAAGAGCATATCGATCTGCTTGAGAACCAGATTGATGAGTGGGATCAGTCTTTGGATCCGTTGAAGAACTTCATTTTACCTTCCGGGCATGAGGCTTCGGCTTCTTTCCATTTGGCACGTACAGTCGTCCGGCGCGCGGAGCGGATTGCTGTCGCGCTTGAGGAAGACCTGCAGAACCCGTTGGTCGTATCCTATTTAAATCGTCTTTCGGACTTCCTTTTTGTTGCAGCACGCTATATCAATAAGCAGCTTGGCGGCAGAGAGTCGCTGCTGAACCCTGACGTGTAA
- the perR gene encoding peroxide-responsive transcriptional repressor PerR — translation MTVSDHRLQEAVDTLKGSGVRITPQRHAVLEYLLNSMTHPTADEIYKALESKFPNMSVATVYNNLRVFKDIGLVRELTYGDSSSRFDCNTSDHYHAICESCGKIVDFHYPSLNEVESLAEQVTGFNVSHHRMEVYGVCSDCQSKNSH, via the coding sequence ATGACTGTGTCAGATCATCGACTCCAAGAAGCCGTTGATACATTGAAAGGCTCTGGTGTGAGGATTACTCCACAGCGTCATGCGGTGCTTGAATACCTGCTGAATTCTATGACTCACCCGACAGCTGATGAAATCTACAAAGCCTTGGAAAGTAAATTTCCAAACATGAGCGTAGCTACGGTTTACAATAATCTCCGCGTCTTTAAAGATATCGGCCTTGTCCGTGAATTGACCTACGGAGATTCATCCAGCCGCTTTGATTGTAATACCAGTGATCACTATCATGCGATATGCGAATCATGCGGTAAGATTGTCGACTTTCACTACCCAAGCTTGAACGAAGTAGAATCATTGGCCGAACAGGTGACTGGATTTAATGTTAGTCATCATCGCATGGAAGTGTACGGAGTATGTTCCGACTGTCAATCGAAGAATTCTCATTGA
- a CDS encoding YgzB family protein, with product MALKYSSKINKIRSFAFWLIFLGIGVMYIGIVFKQTPWLMTVFMILGMLFVGLSTVVYFWIGLLSTRTIQIICPSCEKPTKMLGRVDACMHCDQPLTMDPSLEGKEFDERYNSKRYKRQKPKEQS from the coding sequence ATGGCCTTGAAATACAGCAGCAAGATCAATAAGATTCGTTCCTTTGCTTTCTGGCTGATTTTTCTGGGGATTGGTGTCATGTATATCGGCATCGTCTTCAAACAGACTCCTTGGTTAATGACTGTCTTCATGATTCTGGGAATGTTGTTCGTCGGTTTGAGTACCGTCGTTTATTTCTGGATCGGTTTATTGTCGACAAGGACCATCCAAATCATCTGTCCTTCCTGCGAGAAGCCGACAAAGATGCTCGGAAGGGTGGATGCCTGCATGCACTGCGACCAACCACTGACCATGGATCCGTCCTTGGAAGGCAAAGAATTCGACGAACGCTACAATTCGAAACGATACAAACGACAAAAACCGAAAGAACAGTCCTGA
- a CDS encoding nucleotidyltransferase-like protein has protein sequence MEDVLRPIYQERASQSNTLGILLLEKMKPISPVTDNFDVILFIIVRDAEELWYVKHYEFDNKSAAMHIVDETLLQHWIDTSSYRRSVEWVINGTIVFERNEYVSHLKENLREFPQKTRDLKKAIEFAKLIRSYSESKDLYDSGQYLDSYSRMVHSLHYLARLAIIEKGFHPEVTVWNQVKRIEPEIYKLYQELIESGEPTDKRIQLMILAVEHSVSKRSRASARHLLTLMNEREEPWSFGELKVHPEIQEYILDLSSMIEYLVDKGVLNVILQETKGPQIFHRTYKPAAD, from the coding sequence ATGGAAGATGTATTACGCCCGATCTATCAAGAGCGCGCGAGCCAAAGCAATACACTCGGTATTCTGCTATTGGAGAAGATGAAGCCGATCAGCCCTGTTACCGATAATTTCGATGTTATTCTTTTCATTATTGTCAGGGATGCGGAAGAATTATGGTATGTAAAACATTACGAATTCGATAATAAATCGGCAGCCATGCATATAGTAGATGAAACATTGCTTCAGCATTGGATCGACACCAGCTCCTACCGCCGTTCTGTAGAATGGGTCATCAACGGGACGATTGTATTTGAAAGAAATGAGTATGTAAGCCACTTAAAAGAAAACTTAAGGGAATTCCCACAGAAGACTCGTGATTTGAAGAAAGCGATCGAGTTTGCGAAGCTGATTCGAAGTTACAGTGAATCCAAAGATTTGTACGATTCCGGCCAGTACTTGGATTCCTACAGCCGTATGGTTCATTCCCTGCACTATCTCGCCCGGCTGGCTATTATAGAGAAAGGTTTTCATCCGGAGGTCACGGTATGGAACCAGGTGAAGCGGATCGAACCGGAGATTTATAAGCTGTATCAGGAATTGATTGAGAGCGGGGAACCGACGGATAAACGAATTCAATTGATGATTCTTGCCGTAGAACATTCCGTCAGCAAACGTTCGAGAGCAAGTGCCCGCCATCTGCTCACCCTGATGAATGAGAGGGAAGAACCTTGGTCATTCGGTGAATTGAAAGTGCATCCTGAAATACAGGAGTATATATTGGATTTATCATCTATGATTGAATATCTGGTCGATAAAGGCGTGTTAAACGTCATACTGCAAGAGACGAAAGGACCGCAGATCTTCCATAGAACCTATAAACCGGCAGCGGATTAA
- a CDS encoding endonuclease domain-containing protein, whose protein sequence is MNMMMFLEYAAFMGLLILSVVLILRIKGEERVPSLDEKDILSSTIVKKLYSELVSHGLRPALRHQVGKYQVDVAFPSVKIAVEAVEHDFLVSSPAMNQEWEKDEYLRNHGWKILRFSGARIEEDLPRVVEKISRELSVKSNSSS, encoded by the coding sequence ATGAATATGATGATGTTTTTGGAATACGCTGCTTTCATGGGTCTGCTGATTCTTTCTGTTGTCCTCATTCTGCGTATCAAAGGGGAGGAAAGAGTTCCGTCCTTGGATGAGAAGGACATCCTTTCTTCCACGATTGTGAAGAAATTGTACAGCGAACTTGTGTCGCATGGACTTCGGCCGGCTCTCCGTCATCAGGTGGGGAAATATCAGGTGGACGTTGCTTTTCCTTCCGTGAAAATTGCAGTGGAGGCTGTGGAACATGACTTTTTGGTCTCCTCTCCGGCAATGAATCAGGAATGGGAGAAGGATGAGTATCTGAGGAACCATGGCTGGAAGATTCTTCGTTTCAGTGGAGCGAGGATTGAAGAAGACCTGCCGAGAGTGGTCGAGAAGATCAGTCGGGAACTAAGTGTGAAATCGAATTCAAGCTCATAA
- the ade gene encoding adenine deaminase: MTANTPKDILTKRIRTANKDVPADVVIKNGRIIDVFNMEVLEADIAITEGTIAGIGEYDGNEVIDAHGKYIAPAFIDGHVHIESSMVPPEEFARVVLPHGVTTIVTDPHEVANVCGNRGIQFMLDQAKDTCMDMHFMLPSCVPATPFENAGARLMDEDLRPYYDHPQVLGLAEVMDYPSLRSAAPDLIGKLTSTTLEGKKIDGHLAGLDPHAINIYRAAGVLTDHECNTPGDALERIRRGMYVMMREGSVAKDLLALLPAVKPHNSRRFFFCTDDKHIDDLLRNGSIDHHVRLAIANGTDPMTAIQMASLNAAECYGLTDKGAVAPGYKADLILFDDLNDPVISDVYKEGKHVAKNGSYIGPAPGRKDLASAITNTVHLPELSEVSLKIPMESSKANVIKINPNSLRTDHNVEHVQVENGSFLPSVEKDQLKLAAVERHHQTGNIGLGVVKGLGLKRGAIATTIAHDSHNIVAVGTNDHDMIQAIKHLSDINGGLAVVVDGKPVASLSLPIGGLMSDKTAEEVNAALDHVHHSLKEQGFQGDFNPFLTLSFLTLPVIPSLKLTDKGLFDVTKLRHIDVSCS; encoded by the coding sequence ATGACAGCCAATACACCCAAAGATATACTAACGAAACGCATCCGGACAGCCAATAAGGATGTTCCCGCTGATGTCGTCATTAAGAACGGGCGCATCATCGATGTTTTCAATATGGAAGTCCTGGAAGCAGATATAGCCATCACAGAAGGCACGATTGCAGGAATCGGCGAATACGATGGAAACGAAGTAATCGATGCCCATGGGAAGTACATTGCTCCTGCCTTCATCGACGGACATGTCCACATTGAATCCTCTATGGTTCCTCCCGAAGAATTCGCGAGAGTCGTTCTTCCTCACGGCGTGACGACGATCGTTACAGACCCACATGAAGTAGCCAACGTCTGTGGAAACCGCGGCATCCAGTTCATGCTCGATCAGGCGAAGGATACCTGTATGGATATGCATTTCATGCTGCCATCCTGTGTCCCCGCCACACCGTTCGAAAACGCAGGTGCCCGTCTCATGGATGAAGATCTTCGTCCCTACTATGACCATCCCCAAGTACTTGGCCTGGCAGAAGTGATGGACTACCCCTCCCTCCGGAGCGCCGCACCCGATCTCATCGGCAAGTTGACGTCCACGACCCTGGAAGGGAAAAAGATTGACGGTCACCTGGCAGGTCTGGACCCGCACGCCATTAACATCTACAGAGCTGCCGGTGTCCTGACGGATCATGAGTGCAACACGCCGGGAGACGCCCTTGAACGTATCCGGAGAGGGATGTATGTCATGATGCGGGAAGGATCGGTTGCCAAAGACCTGCTTGCCCTGCTTCCAGCAGTAAAGCCTCACAATTCACGGCGCTTCTTCTTCTGCACCGATGATAAACATATCGATGATCTGCTTCGAAACGGCAGCATCGATCATCATGTCCGTCTGGCCATAGCAAACGGGACAGATCCGATGACAGCCATCCAGATGGCATCCCTGAATGCTGCAGAATGTTACGGACTGACTGATAAAGGGGCTGTCGCTCCCGGATATAAAGCCGATTTGATCTTGTTTGACGACTTGAATGATCCTGTAATCTCAGATGTCTATAAGGAAGGAAAGCATGTTGCCAAAAATGGTTCCTACATCGGACCTGCTCCGGGCAGGAAGGACCTTGCATCAGCGATTACCAACACTGTCCACCTGCCGGAACTGTCGGAAGTTTCACTGAAAATCCCGATGGAATCCTCCAAAGCTAACGTCATAAAAATCAATCCTAACAGCCTGAGAACCGACCACAACGTGGAACATGTCCAGGTAGAGAACGGCTCTTTCCTTCCTTCTGTGGAAAAAGATCAGTTGAAGCTGGCTGCAGTGGAACGTCATCATCAAACAGGCAATATCGGACTCGGTGTCGTGAAAGGACTCGGCTTAAAGCGCGGAGCCATTGCTACAACGATTGCCCACGATTCCCATAACATTGTCGCCGTCGGTACGAATGATCATGATATGATCCAAGCAATCAAGCATCTCTCAGACATAAACGGCGGACTTGCTGTCGTTGTCGATGGAAAGCCTGTCGCATCCCTCTCGCTTCCTATCGGAGGTCTGATGTCCGACAAAACGGCAGAAGAAGTTAATGCCGCCTTGGATCATGTGCACCATTCATTAAAGGAGCAGGGGTTCCAAGGAGATTTCAATCCATTCCTTACCCTATCCTTCCTCACACTGCCGGTCATCCCGTCTCTGAAACTGACAGACAAAGGCTTGTTCGACGTTACTAAACTTCGTCATATTGACGTTTCCTGTTCATAA